The Chlorocebus sabaeus isolate Y175 chromosome 1, mChlSab1.0.hap1, whole genome shotgun sequence genome includes a region encoding these proteins:
- the LOC140708619 gene encoding mucin-6-like: MLRPWLLLSCCGALLSTGLADTSYTSPGLWRPKDSPQTAPDKGQCSTWGAGHFSTFDHHVYDFSGTCNYIFAATCKDAFPTFSVQLRRGPDGSISRIIVELGASVVTVSEATISVKDIG, translated from the exons ATGCTCCGGCCGTGGCTGCTGCTGTCCTGCTGCGGAGCCCTGCTCAGCACTG GTCTGGCCGACACTTCCTACACCAGCCCAGGCCTCTGGAGGCCGAAGGACTCTCCACAGACAG CCCCAGACAAAGGCCAGTGCTCCACGTGGGGGGCTGGTCACTTCTCCACCTTCGACCACCATGTGTACGACTTCTCGGGGACGTGCAACTACATCTTCGCGGCCACGTGCAAGGACGCCTTCCCCACCTTCAGTGTCCAGCTGCGGCGAGGTCCAGACGGGAGCATCTCGCGGATCATCGTGGAGCTGGGGGCCTCCGTCGTCACCGTGAGCGAAGCCACCATCTCAGTCAAGGACATCGGGTAG